One genomic region from Xyrauchen texanus isolate HMW12.3.18 chromosome 4, RBS_HiC_50CHRs, whole genome shotgun sequence encodes:
- the rgs3a gene encoding regulator of G-protein signaling 3a isoform X5, which produces MAKDMKNRLAFLRRRNESPGSTPCGKLDKSMRSIKPTPEEAMKWAESLDKLLSHKYGLAAFRAFLRTEFSEENLEFWLACEDYKKIKSQSKMVSKAKKIFSEYIAIQSCKEVNLDSYTREHTKENLQNISRSSFDLAQRRIYGLMEKDSYPRFLRSELYMEIVNQKKPSTTSTSSSS; this is translated from the exons AT GGCCAAAGACATGAAGAACCGGCTCGCTTTCCTGAGGAGGAGGAATGAGTCTCCAGGAAGCACCCCATGCGGCAAACTTGACAAATCCATGAGGTCGATCAA GCCCACGCCAGAAGAAGCCATGAAGTGGGCTGAATCTTTAGATAAGCTGCTCAGCCACAAAT ATGGACTGGCGGCGTTCAGAGCTTTCTTACGCACAGAGTTCAGTGAAGAGAATCTGGAATTCTGGTTGGCCTGTGAGGATTACAAGAAGATTAAATCACAGTCCAAGATGGTATCGAAAGCTAAGAAAATATTTTCGGAATACATCGCCATACAGTCCTGTAAGGAG GTGAACTTGGATTCCTACACCAGGGAACACACTAAAGAGAACTTGCAGAATATCAGTCGCTCTTCTTTTGACCTGGCCCAGAGGAGGATATATGGTCTGATGGAGAAGGACTCATACCCTCGATTCCTGCGCTCAGAACTATACATGGAAATAGTGAACCAAAAGAAGCCCAGCACCACATCGACATCTTCCTCCTCATAA
- the rgs3a gene encoding regulator of G-protein signaling 3a isoform X4 — protein sequence MLHTMVDFSEKYLERAKDMKNRLAFLRRRNESPGSTPCGKLDKSMRSIKPTPEEAMKWAESLDKLLSHKYGLAAFRAFLRTEFSEENLEFWLACEDYKKIKSQSKMVSKAKKIFSEYIAIQSCKEVNLDSYTREHTKENLQNISRSSFDLAQRRIYGLMEKDSYPRFLRSELYMEIVNQKKPSTTSTSSSS from the exons GGCCAAAGACATGAAGAACCGGCTCGCTTTCCTGAGGAGGAGGAATGAGTCTCCAGGAAGCACCCCATGCGGCAAACTTGACAAATCCATGAGGTCGATCAA GCCCACGCCAGAAGAAGCCATGAAGTGGGCTGAATCTTTAGATAAGCTGCTCAGCCACAAAT ATGGACTGGCGGCGTTCAGAGCTTTCTTACGCACAGAGTTCAGTGAAGAGAATCTGGAATTCTGGTTGGCCTGTGAGGATTACAAGAAGATTAAATCACAGTCCAAGATGGTATCGAAAGCTAAGAAAATATTTTCGGAATACATCGCCATACAGTCCTGTAAGGAG GTGAACTTGGATTCCTACACCAGGGAACACACTAAAGAGAACTTGCAGAATATCAGTCGCTCTTCTTTTGACCTGGCCCAGAGGAGGATATATGGTCTGATGGAGAAGGACTCATACCCTCGATTCCTGCGCTCAGAACTATACATGGAAATAGTGAACCAAAAGAAGCCCAGCACCACATCGACATCTTCCTCCTCATAA
- the rgs3a gene encoding regulator of G-protein signaling 3a isoform X6 — translation MKNRLAFLRRRNESPGSTPCGKLDKSMRSIKPTPEEAMKWAESLDKLLSHKYGLAAFRAFLRTEFSEENLEFWLACEDYKKIKSQSKMVSKAKKIFSEYIAIQSCKEVNLDSYTREHTKENLQNISRSSFDLAQRRIYGLMEKDSYPRFLRSELYMEIVNQKKPSTTSTSSSS, via the exons ATGAAGAACCGGCTCGCTTTCCTGAGGAGGAGGAATGAGTCTCCAGGAAGCACCCCATGCGGCAAACTTGACAAATCCATGAGGTCGATCAA GCCCACGCCAGAAGAAGCCATGAAGTGGGCTGAATCTTTAGATAAGCTGCTCAGCCACAAAT ATGGACTGGCGGCGTTCAGAGCTTTCTTACGCACAGAGTTCAGTGAAGAGAATCTGGAATTCTGGTTGGCCTGTGAGGATTACAAGAAGATTAAATCACAGTCCAAGATGGTATCGAAAGCTAAGAAAATATTTTCGGAATACATCGCCATACAGTCCTGTAAGGAG GTGAACTTGGATTCCTACACCAGGGAACACACTAAAGAGAACTTGCAGAATATCAGTCGCTCTTCTTTTGACCTGGCCCAGAGGAGGATATATGGTCTGATGGAGAAGGACTCATACCCTCGATTCCTGCGCTCAGAACTATACATGGAAATAGTGAACCAAAAGAAGCCCAGCACCACATCGACATCTTCCTCCTCATAA